The window gcataaggttatcagtgtggttaaggttaggtttaaaattacattttaataagatattttttagaaatgggtggggtttatgactttgtgtctCTGGTAACTAGTGGCGACTGAAATACGTGTGTGGAGACACACATGGGACTGTGACCAATTGAATCCAGACGACAGACCTGCGGTGATGCAAGAGTTGAACATAAACAAAGAAAGGTGAAATTGGGAAACCATTTCAATTTCAGTCTTCTTCAGCAATTTAAACAAAATCTGCTAGAAGAGCCATTGTCTTGAAACGTGTACTGTAGATGCAGTGCAGTCTGCAGACGGATAGTTGGATATGGAAGGAGATGAAGAGCACTTTGAAGTGTGTGAAGataaatggagggaggaggagaaggagggggtcTGACGGCACTTGAGTTATTTACAGTGGGGATCAGAGGAGGTTGgcgggaggagctataggaggacgggctcatcgtaatggctggaatggaatgaattgaacagagtcaaacatgtggtttccatatatttgatgtgtttgatacggGTTCAATGAGGCCGTCCTCCCATATcttctcccaccagcctcctctgctggGGACATGGAATTCACTGGACTCACATCTGCCCCACCTTACTTTCCTCTATTATGGTACCATGTGTTTACCATGAAGAAGCAGatgaggttagggtttaggggctAGGCACTCTCCACGGGCTCGGAAGAAAGCGGATGTTTACGGTTTTCAGGATTATGGTATTTTCAACCTAACTTCCGTTTCCCCTAAAAAAACGGATGTGGGGACTCGGAAGTCTTCTTAtacctgctacgttaggttaagGGCTAGGAGTCAATTTGGGATTCAGCATAGGCTGTTTTATAATCCTTTTCTGGTCCACTAAGACCTCGTCACTTTTTTCCGAGACCCTATTTAAGGTTTCATGCTGCAGCATAACAATTGGCAGCTGGCTCTGGCTGCAGACAGAGTTTTTCCACTCACCTTCTTTACCATTCCAGGAACCTTTTGTTTTAACTTGTATTCACTTCGCTTTTTTGTTAGtaggagaaaggaagaaagggaggTGGTTGTTTGGTGGAAAGGGAGGATAAATGACAGATATATATGATGCCATGTGTCCTTTGTGATGCTTCGCATCCTCATTCACGCATGAGGCGGACCTCGTATCCCAGACTACACTGGTGCACATGTGACTGGTTAGGCAGAGCCCATAATTCTCAGATTCTATGCCTTAAAAACTCATGTCGATGTCATCGTCTTTATATACTACAGTTTGGGCAGCTGCCTTCTGTCAATCCGGGACCACAGTCATCTGAAGAAGCAGAAGCTTTCCCACccctttccctcgctctctctttatctccccctccctctccctttctccctcgttctcctccctctctccagagaCATCTGGCTTTTGAGCAACCACAGTCTTCTTACCTGCTGACCTTCTATCCcacacgcagagggagagagagagagagaggagagaaaggtaaGAGGAATGGACTGAAGGGCTCCTGCTCAGTTGTCCCTAGGTATTTGGTCTTTCCATGCTGGGATTGATAGCTATCCCAGTCCCAGCTAAACTCTGGGGGAGGATTGTGTGTGATACAGGGTTAACTAGTTGCCATTTGACAAGAGAAAGGAGTTGAGAGATTTTTTGTACTTCGACGTTATCTGATGCTTTTCATGTTGCGTTGGACAATGTGTTGTTCTTATATTGCACCATGGCATGAATGCATTTATAGAATGAATACACTGTATTGATGCACAGTATTGTTAGTCAAAAGCATTTGTTTGTTTGCATTTGCAGTACGGTATTATCATGTGATGACATGTCATACTTTAAATCAACACATTGAGTTAAATCCTCTTAAAAGTGTCAATATGTTGTGATGATATTTATTGTCTTTATTTGTTGACATTATAAAGTGTGTGTTCACTGAAAAACCTGCATTGTTGGTTTATAGATAGTTCTGAGTATTTACAGTAGGGATCTGcctcttttttttaaagagattTGCAATTCACTGTTATTACCAGATTGCTGCTTTTAGGGTGATTCATGAATAGTTTTGGTCAATTGAGCTTTTTCAATcgatgttttttttctctctcagggAACCCTAGTGGCCTGAGATGAATGTTTCTATCTTGGAATCTGTAACAAGTCCATTCTTTATCAGTTTATGTCGTCTATCATCCAATCGAAGTGTCATGTATTTAACTGTTCAAATAGAGTTTGTTCTCTGTAGATTTTAAAATCAAAGTACCACTCAGGATAATAGTCGGTAAGACTATGTATGAAATGTTCAAGATGTGGTAGACAAACTTTTGCTGACTTTCTCCCCGTTTCACTTTACATTTTTTTCCtttgtctccctttctccctctgtctgttttcttCTCCCCAGAACAGTTATGTTTCCCCTCCGTGTCCCCATCTTTGCCGTGCTGGTCAGCCTGACCGTGGGTCAGTACGATGACTACGACTACCAGCCGGCCTCCCAGTATGGCCCGTCCAGCGCCAACTGTGCCCAGGAATGCGAGTGCCCCATCAACTTCCCCACTGCCATGTACTGTGACTCCCGCAACCTTAAGTTTGTGCCCATTGTGCCCTCAGGCATCAAGTACCTGTACCTGCAGAACAACCTGATCGAGGAGATCAAGGCTGGGGTCTTCGACAACGTCACGGCTGAACTCCGTTGGCTGGTCCTGGACCATAACCAGATCACCAATGAGAAGGTGGCCAAGGGAACCATCGACAAGCTGACCGGACTTCATAAGATCTTGTTCAGCTTCAACAAACTGACGGAAGCTGtgatccctccctccatgtctttgGACGAGCTGAAGATGATGAACAACCAGCTGTCCAAGTTCCCCGCAGGGAGTCTGGCCGGCATGCAGAACCTGACCTCGGTCCACCTCCAGAACAACGAGTTGACCTCTAAAGTTCTTAATGGGGTCTTCAAGGGCCTCAACAAGCTGGTGGCCATAGACTTGACCAACAACAAGCTGAAGAAGCTGCCCTCAGGCATGCCTAGTTCGCTGGAGACCTTCTATGGCGATCACAATGGCATCAGCAGCATCGCCGCCGGGGACCTCAAAGAGCTGCCCAAGCTGGCGTACCTGAGGTTGGCCTACAATCAGATGACGGATGCAGGGATTCCGGCGGGCGTGTTCAATGTGACGAGCCTGATCGAGCTGGATCTGTCCTACAACAAGCTGCAGTCCATCCCTGAGATCAACGAACAGCTGGAGCATCTCTATCTGCAGGTCAACGAAATCAACAGTGAGTGATTTGTATTTCCTCTTTTTTTTcattctcttttctcttctctctttctcttctctcccttttctctattctcttttctctctttcaacATTCTCTTTCcgttctctttctctatttcgaCATTGCAATTACAAATAAATCTAAATCAGTCATATCCATTCTCAAGTATTTACTGCCTCCCAGCAAGTGTCAGACAATCAGAGTAGGATGTGTACATACAGTAGGAAATGTTGAATCATGTCAGTTCACCAAACCCCTTCCCACCCTTCCAGAGTTCAACCTGGAGAACATTTGCAAGTTCTCTGGCCCCCTGAACTACTCCAGACTGAAGCACCTGCGTCTGGATGGGAACAACATCACACATGCCGACCTACCCCATGACTCCTCCAACTGCCTGCGCCAGGCCTCTGACATCATCTTCGACTAAGGACCCTCCCCTCATCCGCAAGACTCCCTCTGTGACTCCCTCTCCCGGCACCACGACCTACCCTAAACGAATCCTTCAAACCCCAATAGACACAATGTGGCTATATTCCAATATCTACAATAGCATACTACTCAGAGTATATGGCCAATATGTTTCTTTATTCTAAGTGGAATGCTAGTGTGGATAATGAACCCGAGCGACAGTGTTTGCAACAACCCTAAATACGTATCCTCCCCCTACCGGCGAAATCGAGGTCACCTCTGTCAACTCATCGGTAGTCCTTTCTGTAAACAcagactatgaaataacaaaccAACAAAGGTTAGAGACCCCGGAGAGACCTTTTATTTTGCAGTGCATCATGGTATTCTCATGACAACTATAGAGTATTTTGTCCGTAGCAAATGGCTGGCTCTGTACCAATAGTTTTGTCCAAATTTGCTGCAAATCAAACAATCGGCCGCAATATAATGTAACGGTGCCTCGTAAAAAGCACTTGAACTGTACTTGTATGTACTTGTTTCAAACAACAGGTGCCTTTTCTTGTGCAAAAGAGACAATATAGGAACATAGTGATTCCTGAATGAAGTGCTTTTAATGAAAAAGAAGCTCACACACTTCAAACATTCCAAAAGTAGTGGCACATGTTGTTTTCAGACAAGTACATTGAGGAATATGGGAATAAATCTCACTTGCAAATAAATGCATTGCCCATTCCTCTTGTGTATGTTTGTCATGCTGTTTTTTAAAGGTTTCTTGTATTTAGTCTGTACACTCCCAGAATTATATTGCTGTGCAAAAGACCTGCAGGTAAGGAATAAAAGTATCTAAGAGAGCTGTGTTGTGTACTCTGGTGTAATGTCTACTGGGGAAATATTGAACAGTGGAACACTTTTGGAACCAAATTCAAACTCATATGTCATATGTCAAAAGCTTTGGCATATTATCCATCTTTCTGTATGAATGTTGGGGGGAAAGTTATTAATCATCCTTATCGACAAGATTAAAAGGCTCGACACTGAATAGCTCTGCTGAAGTAATTTACTGTTTTTGAATGAGTTATTATGCAGTTAAATAAGAGTCAATCGCCCGTTCATTGCAGATCACCGTTGTTATGCCGACATTTATACAACATTTGCATTGCTTGCATGCATCTCATGGTAACTCTGTATGATAATAAAAGCTAGCATTTTACGTTTTTTTGTCCATTCATGGTTACCTTGTTTGCCATGTTTAATGTGTGCTTTTGCCCATATAGCTTTACCAGAAAAACAACTATTTGTTGTGACGCTAACTTTATCTTGCTCTGTTGCGGCAACGTTGGTGGAATGTCATGTGCTATTTGGGCAGAGTATATTCAGATTTATTTTCATTATGGCTTTTGACTCAGTAATCGCTGGTGAATTTACTGTGAGGACATAACATACACTTGAATAAACTACATTTCCAATACTCATGTATGGTAAATGTTTGTTTTAAACCTATAATACTCAGTCCAGAGGAAACAGACAGTAAATGTGTCTGCAGTATGACAACATACACAAAACACGTGACACAAGAAGAATGAAATCTCTCTACTCTTACCCCCCAGGCCCTACACTGATACATGTATGTTGCTTCTTACTTTAAGTTTTCCTGAGTGGTTTGTGTTTTA of the Oncorhynchus gorbuscha isolate QuinsamMale2020 ecotype Even-year linkage group LG25, OgorEven_v1.0, whole genome shotgun sequence genome contains:
- the lum gene encoding lumican isoform X2 → MFPLRVPIFAVLVSLTVGQYDDYDYQPASQYGPSSANCAQECECPINFPTAMYCDSRNLKFVPIVPSGIKYLYLQNNLIEEIKAGVFDNVTAELRWLVLDHNQITNEKVAKGTIDKLTGLHKILFSFNKLTEAVIPPSMSLDELKMMNNQLSKFPAGSLAGMQNLTSVHLQNNELTSKVLNGVFKGLNKLVAIDLTNNKLKKLPSGMPSSLETFYGDHNGISSIAAGDLKELPKLAYLRLAYNQMTDAGIPAGVFNVTSLIELDLSYNKLQSIPEINEQLEHLYLQVNEINKFNLENICKFSGPLNYSRLKHLRLDGNNITHADLPHDSSNCLRQASDIIFD
- the lum gene encoding lumican isoform X1: MMPCVLCDASHPHSRMRRTSYPRLHWCTCDWLGRAHNSQILCLKNSCRCHRLYILQFGQLPSVNPGPQSSEEAEAFPPLSLALSLSPPPSPFLPRSPPSLQRHLAFEQPQSSYLLTFYPTRRGRERERGEKVMFPLRVPIFAVLVSLTVGQYDDYDYQPASQYGPSSANCAQECECPINFPTAMYCDSRNLKFVPIVPSGIKYLYLQNNLIEEIKAGVFDNVTAELRWLVLDHNQITNEKVAKGTIDKLTGLHKILFSFNKLTEAVIPPSMSLDELKMMNNQLSKFPAGSLAGMQNLTSVHLQNNELTSKVLNGVFKGLNKLVAIDLTNNKLKKLPSGMPSSLETFYGDHNGISSIAAGDLKELPKLAYLRLAYNQMTDAGIPAGVFNVTSLIELDLSYNKLQSIPEINEQLEHLYLQVNEINKFNLENICKFSGPLNYSRLKHLRLDGNNITHADLPHDSSNCLRQASDIIFD